The following coding sequences are from one Canis lupus dingo isolate Sandy chromosome 21, ASM325472v2, whole genome shotgun sequence window:
- the FHIP1B gene encoding FHF complex subunit HOOK interacting protein 1B isoform X1, translating to MERMNWLSRLASRGPGHRVPQGANLQTPVMADPETCLMVFKNHWSQVVRILERQGPRAAGGVDDLSAVRNHTYQMLTLLVEDRAVPSAPTAPGPLLEFALREDLLTRVLAWQLQWDELGDGVEERRAEQLKLFEMLVSEARQPLLRHGPVREALLTLLDACGRPVPSSPALDEGLVLLLSQLCVCLAREPSLLEFFLQPPPEPGAAPRLLLFSRLVPFVHREGTLGQQARDALLLLMALSAGSPTVGRYIADHSYFCPVLATGLSALYSSLPRKIEVPGDDWHCLRREDWLGVPALALFMSSLEFCNAVIQVAHPLVQKQLVDYIHNGFLVPVMGPALHKTSVEEMIASTAYLELFLRSISEPALLRTFLRFLLLHRHDTHTILDTLVARIGSNSRVWPLPLSWLTWLCMVSLSLFRTLLNLSCEDVLLQLVLRYLVPCNHVMLSQKPAVRDVDLYGRAADKFLSLIPRCCRHRAPSPPRPEHASWARGGPSREAGRREDTTGPGSPSVDSSSVVTVPRPSTPSRLALFLRQQSLGGSESPVPAPRSPGLAASPASSPGRRPSPVEEPGELEDNYLEYLREARCGVDRCVRACRTWSAPYDGERPPPEPSPVGSRTKKRSLLPEEDRDNVGEGEEEELGSGGLAGGAGEGPSHLPPPQLNGVPGPWPEGAKKVRRVPQEGAGELLEGTSGGMAGLEGFGQELRELEVALSNGGAGSEPPLEPPLPLEEEEAYESFTCPPEPPGPFLSSPLRTLNQLPSQPFTGPFMAVLFAKLENMLQNSVYVNFLLTGLVAQLACHPQPLLRSFLLNTNMVFQPSVKSLLQVLGSVKNKIESFAASQEDFPALLSKAKKYLIARGKLDWAEGPTAGPAPRRSDPLVKSRRPSLGELLLRHAHSPTRARQAAQLVLQPGRDGAGLGLGGGSPGASTPVLPPRGGAPERQGEALRVKNAVYCAVIFPEFLKELAAISQAHAVTSPFLLDTSEEGSGPPVSGFGPLNP from the exons ATGGAGAGGATGAACTGGCTGAGCAGATTGgcctcccggggccctgggcaCCGTGTACCTCAGGGGGCCAATCTGCAGACCCCTGTCATGGCTGATCCTGAGACCTGCCTCATGGTCTTCAAGAATCACTGGTCTCAG GTGGTGCGAATCCTGGAGCGGCAAGGACCTCGTGCGGCTGGGGGTGTAGATGATCTCAGTGCTGTGCGCAACCACACTTACCAGATGTTGACACTGCTGGTAGAAGATCGTGCGGTTCCCTCCGCCCCCACGGCCCCTGGGCCCTTGCTGGAGTTTGCTCTGCGTGAGGACCTGCTAACCCGTGTGTTGGCGTGGCAGCTTCAGTGGGATGAGCTTGGGGATGGGGTTGAGGAACGGCGGGCTGAGCAGTTGAAACTGTTTGAGATGCTAGTGAGCGAAGCTCGCCAGCCACTGTTGCGACATGGTCCAGTTCGTGAGGCTCTGCTGACCTTGCTGGATGCCTGTGGCCGCCCTGTGCCCAGTAGCCCAGCACTAGATGAAGGCCTGGTGCTACTTCTCAGCCAGCTATGTGTGTGTCTGGCCCGGGAGCCTTCATTGCTCGAGTTCTTCCTACAGCCACCTCCTGAGCCTGGAGCTGCCCCCCGTCTTCTCCTCTTTTCTCGCCTTGTTCCCTTCGTCCATCGAGAGGGCACGCTGGGCCAGCAGGCTCGTGACGCCCTACTCCTGCTCATGGCTCTGTCAGCTGGGAGTCCCACTGTGGGCCGCTACATTGCAGATCATTCGTACTTCTGCCCG GTGCTGGCCACAGGGCTGAGTGCCCTATACTCCTCACTGCCCCGAAAGATTGAGGTTCCAGGGGATGATTGGCATTGCCTGCGACGGGAGGACTGGCTGGGAGTGCCAGCACTTGCGCTGTTCATGAGTTCCCTAGAATTCTGCAATGCAGTCATTCAG GTGGCTCATCCTTTGGTGCAGAAGCAGCTAGTTGATTATATCCATAATGGGTTTCTAGTGCCTGTCATGGGCCCTGCCCTGCACAAG ACGTCTGTGGAAGAGATGATCGCCAGTACCGCCTATCTGGAACTTTTCCTACGGAGTATCTCAGAGCCTGCTTTGCTCCGTACCTTCCTGCGATTCCTGCTGTTACACCGGCATGACACCCATACCATTCTTGACACCCTCGTTGCCCGAATTGGCAGCAACTCCCGGGTATGGCCCCTACCTCTGTCCTGGCTTACCTGG cTCTGCATGGTCTCTCTGAGTCTCTTCAGGACCCTACTGAACCTCAGCTGTGAGGATGTCCTGCTGCAGTTGGTTCTCAG GTATCTTGTCCCGTGTAACCATGTGATGCTGAGCCAGAAGCCAGCTGTACGTGATGTGGACCTCTATGGACGAGCAGCAGACAAGTTTCTCTCCCTAATCCCACGCTGTTGTCGGCATCGTGCCCCTAGCCCACCCCGTCCAGAGCATGCCTCATGGGCACGAGGTGGGCCtagcagagaggcagggagaagggaggacaCCACGG GCCCTGGAAGCCCAAGTGTTGACTCCTCTTCCGTGGTGACAGTGCCCCGGCCCTCCACACCATCTCGTCTGGCCCTCTTCCTGCGACAGcagagtctgggtggctcagaatcCCCAGTTCCAGCCCCTCGTTCACCAGGGCTTGCTGcatccccagcctccagccctggcCGAAGGCCCAGCCCTGTGGAGGAGCCTGGTGAGCTGGAAGACAATTACCTGGAGTATCTGCGTGAGGCGCGCTGTGGTGTGGACCGGTGTGTCCGAGCCTGCCGTACCTGGTCTGCCCCCTATGATGGCGAGCGGCCCCCTCCTGAGCCTAGTCCTGTTGGCTCCCGGACTAAGAAACGCAGCCTACTGCCTGAGGAGGACAGGGACaatgtgggggaaggggaggaggaagagctggggagtggggggcttgctgggggtgcaggggagggccctagccacctgcctcctccccagctcaATGGGGTGCCAGGACCATGGCCTGAGGGGGCAAAGAAAGTTCGACGGGTGCCtcaggagggagctggggagctgctgGAGGGCACCTCTGGGGGCATGGCAGGACTAGAGGGCTTTGGGCAGGAGCTCCGGGAACTGGAGGTGGCATTGAGCAATGGGGGGGCTGGCTCAGAACCCCCGCTAGAGCCTCCACTACCtcttgaggaggaggaggcctaTGAGAGCTTCACCTGTCCCCCTGAGCCCCCTGGCCCCTTCCTCAGCAGCCCTTTGCGGACTCTCAACCAGCTGCCAAGCCAACCCTTCACTG gcccctTCATGGCTGTGCTCTTTGCCAAACTCGAGAACATGCTGCAGAACTCCGTCTATGTCAACTTCCTGCTGACGGGGCTGGTGGCCCAGCTGGCctgtcacccccagcccctgctccgcTCTTTCCTGCTCAACACCAACATGGTCTTCCAGCCCAGTGTCAAGTCCCTGCTGCAG GTGCTGGGTTCTGTGAAGAATAAAATTGAGAGCTTTGCGGCCTCCCAGGAAGACTTCCCAGCACTGCTGTCCAAAGCCAAGAAGTACCTCATTGCCCGTGGCAAGTTGGATTGGGCCGAGGGCCCTACAGCAGGACCTGCCCCCCGCCGCTCTGATCCCCTAG TGAAGAGCCGGAGGCCATCCTTGGGGGAGTTGCTCCTGCGGCATGCACACAGTCCAACCAGGGCCCGGCAGGCGGCACAGTTGGTTCTTCAGCCTGGGAGAGACGGCGCAGGACTTGGCCTAGGTGGGGGCTCCCCTGGGGCTTCAACTCCAGTTCTGCCCCCTCGGGGTGGGGCCCCTGAGCGCCAAGGTGAGGCTCTGCGAGTCAAGAATGCGGTCTACTGTGCAGTCATTTTCCCTGAGTTTCTCAAGGAGTTGGCTGCCATCTCCCAGGCCCATGCTGTCACCTCGCCTTTCTTGTTGGATACTTCAGAGGAGGGATCTGGCCCTC
- the FHIP1B gene encoding FHF complex subunit HOOK interacting protein 1B isoform X8, whose translation MERMNWLSRLASRGPGHRVPQGANLQTPVMADPETCLMVFKNHWSQVVRILERQGPRAAGGVDDLSAVRNHTYQMLTLLVEDRAVPSAPTAPGPLLEFALREDLLTRVLAWQLQWDELGDGVEERRAEQLKLFEMLVSEARQPLLRHGPVREALLTLLDACGRPVPSSPALDEGLVLLLSQLCVCLAREPSLLEFFLQPPPEPGAAPRLLLFSRLVPFVHREGTLGQQARDALLLLMALSAGSPTVGRYIADHSYFCPVLATGLSALYSSLPRKIEVPGDDWHCLRREDWLGVPALALFMSSLEFCNAVIQVAHPLVQKQLVDYIHNGFLVPVMGPALHKTSVEEMIASTAYLELFLRSISEPALLRTFLRFLLLHRHDTHTILDTLVARIGSNSRLCMVSLSLFRTLLNLSCEDVLLQLVLRYLVPCNHVMLSQKPAVRDVDLYGRAADKFLSLIPRCCRHRAPSPPRPEHASWARGPGSPSVDSSSVVTVPRPSTPSRLALFLRQQSLGGSESPVPAPRSPGLAASPASSPGRRPSPVEEPGPFMAVLFAKLENMLQNSVYVNFLLTGLVAQLACHPQPLLRSFLLNTNMVFQPSVKSLLQVLGSVKNKIESFAASQEDFPALLSKAKKYLIARGKLDWAEGPTAGPAPRRSDPLVKSRRPSLGELLLRHAHSPTRARQAAQLVLQPGRDGAGLGLGGGSPGASTPVLPPRGGAPERQGEALRVKNAVYCAVIFPEFLKELAAISQAHAVTSPFLLDTSEEGSGPPVSGFGPLNP comes from the exons ATGGAGAGGATGAACTGGCTGAGCAGATTGgcctcccggggccctgggcaCCGTGTACCTCAGGGGGCCAATCTGCAGACCCCTGTCATGGCTGATCCTGAGACCTGCCTCATGGTCTTCAAGAATCACTGGTCTCAG GTGGTGCGAATCCTGGAGCGGCAAGGACCTCGTGCGGCTGGGGGTGTAGATGATCTCAGTGCTGTGCGCAACCACACTTACCAGATGTTGACACTGCTGGTAGAAGATCGTGCGGTTCCCTCCGCCCCCACGGCCCCTGGGCCCTTGCTGGAGTTTGCTCTGCGTGAGGACCTGCTAACCCGTGTGTTGGCGTGGCAGCTTCAGTGGGATGAGCTTGGGGATGGGGTTGAGGAACGGCGGGCTGAGCAGTTGAAACTGTTTGAGATGCTAGTGAGCGAAGCTCGCCAGCCACTGTTGCGACATGGTCCAGTTCGTGAGGCTCTGCTGACCTTGCTGGATGCCTGTGGCCGCCCTGTGCCCAGTAGCCCAGCACTAGATGAAGGCCTGGTGCTACTTCTCAGCCAGCTATGTGTGTGTCTGGCCCGGGAGCCTTCATTGCTCGAGTTCTTCCTACAGCCACCTCCTGAGCCTGGAGCTGCCCCCCGTCTTCTCCTCTTTTCTCGCCTTGTTCCCTTCGTCCATCGAGAGGGCACGCTGGGCCAGCAGGCTCGTGACGCCCTACTCCTGCTCATGGCTCTGTCAGCTGGGAGTCCCACTGTGGGCCGCTACATTGCAGATCATTCGTACTTCTGCCCG GTGCTGGCCACAGGGCTGAGTGCCCTATACTCCTCACTGCCCCGAAAGATTGAGGTTCCAGGGGATGATTGGCATTGCCTGCGACGGGAGGACTGGCTGGGAGTGCCAGCACTTGCGCTGTTCATGAGTTCCCTAGAATTCTGCAATGCAGTCATTCAG GTGGCTCATCCTTTGGTGCAGAAGCAGCTAGTTGATTATATCCATAATGGGTTTCTAGTGCCTGTCATGGGCCCTGCCCTGCACAAG ACGTCTGTGGAAGAGATGATCGCCAGTACCGCCTATCTGGAACTTTTCCTACGGAGTATCTCAGAGCCTGCTTTGCTCCGTACCTTCCTGCGATTCCTGCTGTTACACCGGCATGACACCCATACCATTCTTGACACCCTCGTTGCCCGAATTGGCAGCAACTCCCGG cTCTGCATGGTCTCTCTGAGTCTCTTCAGGACCCTACTGAACCTCAGCTGTGAGGATGTCCTGCTGCAGTTGGTTCTCAG GTATCTTGTCCCGTGTAACCATGTGATGCTGAGCCAGAAGCCAGCTGTACGTGATGTGGACCTCTATGGACGAGCAGCAGACAAGTTTCTCTCCCTAATCCCACGCTGTTGTCGGCATCGTGCCCCTAGCCCACCCCGTCCAGAGCATGCCTCATGGGCACGAG GCCCTGGAAGCCCAAGTGTTGACTCCTCTTCCGTGGTGACAGTGCCCCGGCCCTCCACACCATCTCGTCTGGCCCTCTTCCTGCGACAGcagagtctgggtggctcagaatcCCCAGTTCCAGCCCCTCGTTCACCAGGGCTTGCTGcatccccagcctccagccctggcCGAAGGCCCAGCCCTGTGGAGGAGCCTG gcccctTCATGGCTGTGCTCTTTGCCAAACTCGAGAACATGCTGCAGAACTCCGTCTATGTCAACTTCCTGCTGACGGGGCTGGTGGCCCAGCTGGCctgtcacccccagcccctgctccgcTCTTTCCTGCTCAACACCAACATGGTCTTCCAGCCCAGTGTCAAGTCCCTGCTGCAG GTGCTGGGTTCTGTGAAGAATAAAATTGAGAGCTTTGCGGCCTCCCAGGAAGACTTCCCAGCACTGCTGTCCAAAGCCAAGAAGTACCTCATTGCCCGTGGCAAGTTGGATTGGGCCGAGGGCCCTACAGCAGGACCTGCCCCCCGCCGCTCTGATCCCCTAG TGAAGAGCCGGAGGCCATCCTTGGGGGAGTTGCTCCTGCGGCATGCACACAGTCCAACCAGGGCCCGGCAGGCGGCACAGTTGGTTCTTCAGCCTGGGAGAGACGGCGCAGGACTTGGCCTAGGTGGGGGCTCCCCTGGGGCTTCAACTCCAGTTCTGCCCCCTCGGGGTGGGGCCCCTGAGCGCCAAGGTGAGGCTCTGCGAGTCAAGAATGCGGTCTACTGTGCAGTCATTTTCCCTGAGTTTCTCAAGGAGTTGGCTGCCATCTCCCAGGCCCATGCTGTCACCTCGCCTTTCTTGTTGGATACTTCAGAGGAGGGATCTGGCCCTC
- the FHIP1B gene encoding FHF complex subunit HOOK interacting protein 1B isoform X3: protein MERMNWLSRLASRGPGHRVPQGANLQTPVMADPETCLMVFKNHWSQVVRILERQGPRAAGGVDDLSAVRNHTYQMLTLLVEDRAVPSAPTAPGPLLEFALREDLLTRVLAWQLQWDELGDGVEERRAEQLKLFEMLVSEARQPLLRHGPVREALLTLLDACGRPVPSSPALDEGLVLLLSQLCVCLAREPSLLEFFLQPPPEPGAAPRLLLFSRLVPFVHREGTLGQQARDALLLLMALSAGSPTVGRYIADHSYFCPVLATGLSALYSSLPRKIEVPGDDWHCLRREDWLGVPALALFMSSLEFCNAVIQVAHPLVQKQLVDYIHNGFLVPVMGPALHKTSVEEMIASTAYLELFLRSISEPALLRTFLRFLLLHRHDTHTILDTLVARIGSNSRVWPLPLSWLTWLCMVSLSLFRTLLNLSCEDVLLQLVLRYLVPCNHVMLSQKPAVRDVDLYGRAADKFLSLIPRCCRHRAPSPPRPEHASWARGPGSPSVDSSSVVTVPRPSTPSRLALFLRQQSLGGSESPVPAPRSPGLAASPASSPGRRPSPVEEPGELEDNYLEYLREARCGVDRCVRACRTWSAPYDGERPPPEPSPVGSRTKKRSLLPEEDRDNVGEGEEEELGSGGLAGGAGEGPSHLPPPQLNGVPGPWPEGAKKVRRVPQEGAGELLEGTSGGMAGLEGFGQELRELEVALSNGGAGSEPPLEPPLPLEEEEAYESFTCPPEPPGPFLSSPLRTLNQLPSQPFTGPFMAVLFAKLENMLQNSVYVNFLLTGLVAQLACHPQPLLRSFLLNTNMVFQPSVKSLLQVLGSVKNKIESFAASQEDFPALLSKAKKYLIARGKLDWAEGPTAGPAPRRSDPLVKSRRPSLGELLLRHAHSPTRARQAAQLVLQPGRDGAGLGLGGGSPGASTPVLPPRGGAPERQGEALRVKNAVYCAVIFPEFLKELAAISQAHAVTSPFLLDTSEEGSGPPVSGFGPLNP, encoded by the exons ATGGAGAGGATGAACTGGCTGAGCAGATTGgcctcccggggccctgggcaCCGTGTACCTCAGGGGGCCAATCTGCAGACCCCTGTCATGGCTGATCCTGAGACCTGCCTCATGGTCTTCAAGAATCACTGGTCTCAG GTGGTGCGAATCCTGGAGCGGCAAGGACCTCGTGCGGCTGGGGGTGTAGATGATCTCAGTGCTGTGCGCAACCACACTTACCAGATGTTGACACTGCTGGTAGAAGATCGTGCGGTTCCCTCCGCCCCCACGGCCCCTGGGCCCTTGCTGGAGTTTGCTCTGCGTGAGGACCTGCTAACCCGTGTGTTGGCGTGGCAGCTTCAGTGGGATGAGCTTGGGGATGGGGTTGAGGAACGGCGGGCTGAGCAGTTGAAACTGTTTGAGATGCTAGTGAGCGAAGCTCGCCAGCCACTGTTGCGACATGGTCCAGTTCGTGAGGCTCTGCTGACCTTGCTGGATGCCTGTGGCCGCCCTGTGCCCAGTAGCCCAGCACTAGATGAAGGCCTGGTGCTACTTCTCAGCCAGCTATGTGTGTGTCTGGCCCGGGAGCCTTCATTGCTCGAGTTCTTCCTACAGCCACCTCCTGAGCCTGGAGCTGCCCCCCGTCTTCTCCTCTTTTCTCGCCTTGTTCCCTTCGTCCATCGAGAGGGCACGCTGGGCCAGCAGGCTCGTGACGCCCTACTCCTGCTCATGGCTCTGTCAGCTGGGAGTCCCACTGTGGGCCGCTACATTGCAGATCATTCGTACTTCTGCCCG GTGCTGGCCACAGGGCTGAGTGCCCTATACTCCTCACTGCCCCGAAAGATTGAGGTTCCAGGGGATGATTGGCATTGCCTGCGACGGGAGGACTGGCTGGGAGTGCCAGCACTTGCGCTGTTCATGAGTTCCCTAGAATTCTGCAATGCAGTCATTCAG GTGGCTCATCCTTTGGTGCAGAAGCAGCTAGTTGATTATATCCATAATGGGTTTCTAGTGCCTGTCATGGGCCCTGCCCTGCACAAG ACGTCTGTGGAAGAGATGATCGCCAGTACCGCCTATCTGGAACTTTTCCTACGGAGTATCTCAGAGCCTGCTTTGCTCCGTACCTTCCTGCGATTCCTGCTGTTACACCGGCATGACACCCATACCATTCTTGACACCCTCGTTGCCCGAATTGGCAGCAACTCCCGGGTATGGCCCCTACCTCTGTCCTGGCTTACCTGG cTCTGCATGGTCTCTCTGAGTCTCTTCAGGACCCTACTGAACCTCAGCTGTGAGGATGTCCTGCTGCAGTTGGTTCTCAG GTATCTTGTCCCGTGTAACCATGTGATGCTGAGCCAGAAGCCAGCTGTACGTGATGTGGACCTCTATGGACGAGCAGCAGACAAGTTTCTCTCCCTAATCCCACGCTGTTGTCGGCATCGTGCCCCTAGCCCACCCCGTCCAGAGCATGCCTCATGGGCACGAG GCCCTGGAAGCCCAAGTGTTGACTCCTCTTCCGTGGTGACAGTGCCCCGGCCCTCCACACCATCTCGTCTGGCCCTCTTCCTGCGACAGcagagtctgggtggctcagaatcCCCAGTTCCAGCCCCTCGTTCACCAGGGCTTGCTGcatccccagcctccagccctggcCGAAGGCCCAGCCCTGTGGAGGAGCCTGGTGAGCTGGAAGACAATTACCTGGAGTATCTGCGTGAGGCGCGCTGTGGTGTGGACCGGTGTGTCCGAGCCTGCCGTACCTGGTCTGCCCCCTATGATGGCGAGCGGCCCCCTCCTGAGCCTAGTCCTGTTGGCTCCCGGACTAAGAAACGCAGCCTACTGCCTGAGGAGGACAGGGACaatgtgggggaaggggaggaggaagagctggggagtggggggcttgctgggggtgcaggggagggccctagccacctgcctcctccccagctcaATGGGGTGCCAGGACCATGGCCTGAGGGGGCAAAGAAAGTTCGACGGGTGCCtcaggagggagctggggagctgctgGAGGGCACCTCTGGGGGCATGGCAGGACTAGAGGGCTTTGGGCAGGAGCTCCGGGAACTGGAGGTGGCATTGAGCAATGGGGGGGCTGGCTCAGAACCCCCGCTAGAGCCTCCACTACCtcttgaggaggaggaggcctaTGAGAGCTTCACCTGTCCCCCTGAGCCCCCTGGCCCCTTCCTCAGCAGCCCTTTGCGGACTCTCAACCAGCTGCCAAGCCAACCCTTCACTG gcccctTCATGGCTGTGCTCTTTGCCAAACTCGAGAACATGCTGCAGAACTCCGTCTATGTCAACTTCCTGCTGACGGGGCTGGTGGCCCAGCTGGCctgtcacccccagcccctgctccgcTCTTTCCTGCTCAACACCAACATGGTCTTCCAGCCCAGTGTCAAGTCCCTGCTGCAG GTGCTGGGTTCTGTGAAGAATAAAATTGAGAGCTTTGCGGCCTCCCAGGAAGACTTCCCAGCACTGCTGTCCAAAGCCAAGAAGTACCTCATTGCCCGTGGCAAGTTGGATTGGGCCGAGGGCCCTACAGCAGGACCTGCCCCCCGCCGCTCTGATCCCCTAG TGAAGAGCCGGAGGCCATCCTTGGGGGAGTTGCTCCTGCGGCATGCACACAGTCCAACCAGGGCCCGGCAGGCGGCACAGTTGGTTCTTCAGCCTGGGAGAGACGGCGCAGGACTTGGCCTAGGTGGGGGCTCCCCTGGGGCTTCAACTCCAGTTCTGCCCCCTCGGGGTGGGGCCCCTGAGCGCCAAGGTGAGGCTCTGCGAGTCAAGAATGCGGTCTACTGTGCAGTCATTTTCCCTGAGTTTCTCAAGGAGTTGGCTGCCATCTCCCAGGCCCATGCTGTCACCTCGCCTTTCTTGTTGGATACTTCAGAGGAGGGATCTGGCCCTC
- the FHIP1B gene encoding FHF complex subunit HOOK interacting protein 1B isoform X7: protein MERMNWLSRLASRGPGHRVPQGANLQTPVMADPETCLMVFKNHWSQVVRILERQGPRAAGGVDDLSAVRNHTYQMLTLLVEDRAVPSAPTAPGPLLEFALREDLLTRVLAWQLQWDELGDGVEERRAEQLKLFEMLVSEARQPLLRHGPVREALLTLLDACGRPVPSSPALDEGLVLLLSQLCVCLAREPSLLEFFLQPPPEPGAAPRLLLFSRLVPFVHREGTLGQQARDALLLLMALSAGSPTVGRYIADHSYFCPVLATGLSALYSSLPRKIEVPGDDWHCLRREDWLGVPALALFMSSLEFCNAVIQVAHPLVQKQLVDYIHNGFLVPVMGPALHKTSVEEMIASTAYLELFLRSISEPALLRTFLRFLLLHRHDTHTILDTLVARIGSNSRLCMVSLSLFRTLLNLSCEDVLLQLVLRYLVPCNHVMLSQKPAVRDVDLYGRAADKFLSLIPRCCRHRAPSPPRPEHASWARGGPSREAGRREDTTGPGSPSVDSSSVVTVPRPSTPSRLALFLRQQSLGGSESPVPAPRSPGLAASPASSPGRRPSPVEEPGPFMAVLFAKLENMLQNSVYVNFLLTGLVAQLACHPQPLLRSFLLNTNMVFQPSVKSLLQVLGSVKNKIESFAASQEDFPALLSKAKKYLIARGKLDWAEGPTAGPAPRRSDPLVKSRRPSLGELLLRHAHSPTRARQAAQLVLQPGRDGAGLGLGGGSPGASTPVLPPRGGAPERQGEALRVKNAVYCAVIFPEFLKELAAISQAHAVTSPFLLDTSEEGSGPPVSGFGPLNP from the exons ATGGAGAGGATGAACTGGCTGAGCAGATTGgcctcccggggccctgggcaCCGTGTACCTCAGGGGGCCAATCTGCAGACCCCTGTCATGGCTGATCCTGAGACCTGCCTCATGGTCTTCAAGAATCACTGGTCTCAG GTGGTGCGAATCCTGGAGCGGCAAGGACCTCGTGCGGCTGGGGGTGTAGATGATCTCAGTGCTGTGCGCAACCACACTTACCAGATGTTGACACTGCTGGTAGAAGATCGTGCGGTTCCCTCCGCCCCCACGGCCCCTGGGCCCTTGCTGGAGTTTGCTCTGCGTGAGGACCTGCTAACCCGTGTGTTGGCGTGGCAGCTTCAGTGGGATGAGCTTGGGGATGGGGTTGAGGAACGGCGGGCTGAGCAGTTGAAACTGTTTGAGATGCTAGTGAGCGAAGCTCGCCAGCCACTGTTGCGACATGGTCCAGTTCGTGAGGCTCTGCTGACCTTGCTGGATGCCTGTGGCCGCCCTGTGCCCAGTAGCCCAGCACTAGATGAAGGCCTGGTGCTACTTCTCAGCCAGCTATGTGTGTGTCTGGCCCGGGAGCCTTCATTGCTCGAGTTCTTCCTACAGCCACCTCCTGAGCCTGGAGCTGCCCCCCGTCTTCTCCTCTTTTCTCGCCTTGTTCCCTTCGTCCATCGAGAGGGCACGCTGGGCCAGCAGGCTCGTGACGCCCTACTCCTGCTCATGGCTCTGTCAGCTGGGAGTCCCACTGTGGGCCGCTACATTGCAGATCATTCGTACTTCTGCCCG GTGCTGGCCACAGGGCTGAGTGCCCTATACTCCTCACTGCCCCGAAAGATTGAGGTTCCAGGGGATGATTGGCATTGCCTGCGACGGGAGGACTGGCTGGGAGTGCCAGCACTTGCGCTGTTCATGAGTTCCCTAGAATTCTGCAATGCAGTCATTCAG GTGGCTCATCCTTTGGTGCAGAAGCAGCTAGTTGATTATATCCATAATGGGTTTCTAGTGCCTGTCATGGGCCCTGCCCTGCACAAG ACGTCTGTGGAAGAGATGATCGCCAGTACCGCCTATCTGGAACTTTTCCTACGGAGTATCTCAGAGCCTGCTTTGCTCCGTACCTTCCTGCGATTCCTGCTGTTACACCGGCATGACACCCATACCATTCTTGACACCCTCGTTGCCCGAATTGGCAGCAACTCCCGG cTCTGCATGGTCTCTCTGAGTCTCTTCAGGACCCTACTGAACCTCAGCTGTGAGGATGTCCTGCTGCAGTTGGTTCTCAG GTATCTTGTCCCGTGTAACCATGTGATGCTGAGCCAGAAGCCAGCTGTACGTGATGTGGACCTCTATGGACGAGCAGCAGACAAGTTTCTCTCCCTAATCCCACGCTGTTGTCGGCATCGTGCCCCTAGCCCACCCCGTCCAGAGCATGCCTCATGGGCACGAGGTGGGCCtagcagagaggcagggagaagggaggacaCCACGG GCCCTGGAAGCCCAAGTGTTGACTCCTCTTCCGTGGTGACAGTGCCCCGGCCCTCCACACCATCTCGTCTGGCCCTCTTCCTGCGACAGcagagtctgggtggctcagaatcCCCAGTTCCAGCCCCTCGTTCACCAGGGCTTGCTGcatccccagcctccagccctggcCGAAGGCCCAGCCCTGTGGAGGAGCCTG gcccctTCATGGCTGTGCTCTTTGCCAAACTCGAGAACATGCTGCAGAACTCCGTCTATGTCAACTTCCTGCTGACGGGGCTGGTGGCCCAGCTGGCctgtcacccccagcccctgctccgcTCTTTCCTGCTCAACACCAACATGGTCTTCCAGCCCAGTGTCAAGTCCCTGCTGCAG GTGCTGGGTTCTGTGAAGAATAAAATTGAGAGCTTTGCGGCCTCCCAGGAAGACTTCCCAGCACTGCTGTCCAAAGCCAAGAAGTACCTCATTGCCCGTGGCAAGTTGGATTGGGCCGAGGGCCCTACAGCAGGACCTGCCCCCCGCCGCTCTGATCCCCTAG TGAAGAGCCGGAGGCCATCCTTGGGGGAGTTGCTCCTGCGGCATGCACACAGTCCAACCAGGGCCCGGCAGGCGGCACAGTTGGTTCTTCAGCCTGGGAGAGACGGCGCAGGACTTGGCCTAGGTGGGGGCTCCCCTGGGGCTTCAACTCCAGTTCTGCCCCCTCGGGGTGGGGCCCCTGAGCGCCAAGGTGAGGCTCTGCGAGTCAAGAATGCGGTCTACTGTGCAGTCATTTTCCCTGAGTTTCTCAAGGAGTTGGCTGCCATCTCCCAGGCCCATGCTGTCACCTCGCCTTTCTTGTTGGATACTTCAGAGGAGGGATCTGGCCCTC